ACAGGTTTTCGATAGCTTTGAGTTCAAGGATGAGATGGTCGGATATCTTGAAGTCTGCCTTGAATTCACCGATGATTTTGTTGTCGTAGAGAACATCGATTTTGGCTTCTCGAGTGTATGTGATTTTTGTTTTTTCTAATTCATGGGCTAATGCGTTAGCGTAGACACTCTCCAGAAACCCGGCACCAAGCGCTCTATGAACTTTCATAGCGCATCCAATGATGGTTTCAGTGGTTTTGTCTTCCATGCAATTTTTATCTCATTTGTTTGAAAATCTTGTAATCCTGTCAGCGCCGCAGGCATCGTTTAACCGACGATCTCACCGTTGGCGCGGCGTTGGTTTTCGCGTTCGACCAAGGGGATGGTGACGCCTGTTTCAGTGATGACCTGACCGAGGTCGGGGATGCTGGCAAGTTTGATTTCTTGGAATTCATCCACCGTGTTGGCCAGAGTTTCAAAGACGGCGTCGATGCTGCCAGGTCCCTCATGCGGGGCATCTCCACTCAGGGCGAGAATGAGGTCGGTAATGATTTCCCAATCACTGCGTGCGTCTCCGGGAGGGACACAGGCTGCGTTGAGTTTTTGTAAGCGTCCGGTGACGTTGACCATGCTTCCTCGTTTTTCGGCGGGGGCGGCACCGGGAAGAACCATGTCGGCCGCCTGGGCGGTGGCACTTGTTTGGTGATCGATGACAATCAGCAACTCCAGTGCCCGAAGGTCGTCTTCGGTGAAGCTGGCCGCTTCAAGTAGATCTTCGCTGGCAACGACGAGGGCTTTGGTTTTTCCGTCGCGGATGTTGCCGAGAATGTGACACAGACTCGCTCCCGGATCGTCACTCGCAAGGACGAGTTTGGCTCCGGTCGTGTTGGGATTGCGATCGGAAGAAATCAGCATATCGTCGGATTCTTGCAAGCGGCTGACGATGCCGATTTGCTCGGTTTCCAATTCCGCGGCGAGAGTGCGCATCATCAGGAGCTCTTCGTTGGTCTGGCGACCTGAGGCGATGACGGCAATTTCACTTGGGTCAAATTGCTTGAGGGCGTCGGCGGCTCCACGGATGCTTTGATTCCAGCAGGTTTCCTCGTGAATGCCATCG
This genomic stretch from Oceaniferula marina harbors:
- a CDS encoding GxxExxY protein, which codes for MEDKTTETIIGCAMKVHRALGAGFLESVYANALAHELEKTKITYTREAKIDVLYDNKIIGEFKADFKISDHLILELKAIENLLPIHETQVVNYLKATDIDLGLLLNFGAPSLQIKRKYKTYKKPPSQAVRLHQRSPDHPVNP